DNA from Candidatus Zixiibacteriota bacterium:
AGCGGCGTATTCGATTCCGCTTTTGTAGTTCGATACACCCATCCACAACTTCAGGCCTTTTATTTCACGCCGGATAAGCGACTTGTGAAAGTCGAGATACCTGGTCAACAACTGAAAGCATATCTGGACGTTGTTCGAAAATTCGAAACGGGAGCCAGTGGTCCATCGACGACCGGTCCGACAACCGGGAATGTCCTCAAGCGGCTGCCGGTCTTTCTGGCCTACTTCGTTCTGGGATTGATCGCTTTGGTATTCTACGTCGGACGTGGTTGGCGATGGGCGGTGGCCTGGGTTGCTCTGGGAGCAGGCGGAGTAGTGTACCTGGTGGTAACGGTGACTCAGATGCCGCTACAGGTGTATCTGGTTGAGCATTTGTTCATTCCCCGGATCGCAGCGGGTGGATCGCCGTACTTCCTCGGGCTGTTTCCCGCTATGACAGCCGGTATAATCCAGGAGTTGCTCAAGGCGGGACTGATACTTGCTTTTGCATTCCTGCTGAAAGTGCGTTCGAACCGTTTAGCGGTTATTGGAGCCGTCTGCGGCGCAGGATTCGGGATTGTAGAAGGATGCTATCTGGCCACGCTGGCTGTGAACGTCGACCTGTTCTCATGGCATTTGCTGGAACGTGGTTTTATGATTCTCTTTCACACAACGTCGGGTGCTCTGTTGGGCTACGGTCTGGTCGGTGGTATGAACAGCCGTCGGTTCCGACTGATGTTGGTGGGGATGATCCTGTGTGATGCATTGTTGAGATACTTGCCGGTATTCGTACAGCAGAGGGTCGTTGATGTTCGGATGATGTACTTTGTGATTCCGCTTTTGGTGGTCAGCCTGACCGGGTACACGCTTTGGCGGCTTAAGAGGGAGGGGTAATTCTTTTCTGTCATTCCCGCGAAGGCGGGAATCCACTCTTAGACTACTGATTCGTAAAGGTCCTCCCAATTGGGATTCTCTTTTTCTATCATCCGTATCTTCCATGCCCTACGCCATTTCTTGATCTGTTTCTCACGAGTGATTGCAGCGTAGACATCATCATGCGTTTCATAGTAGACTAGGCGATGAACCTTATACTTTTTGGTAAAACCCTCCACGCTTCCTGACTTGTGCTGATAGATGCGGCCGACAAGGTCGCCGGTTATCCCTGTGTAGAGTGTACCGTGTCTATCGCTCGCGAC
Protein-coding regions in this window:
- a CDS encoding GIY-YIG nuclease family protein gives rise to the protein MSQYYVYIVASDRHGTLYTGITGDLVGRIYQHKSGSVEGFTKKYKVHRLVYYETHDDVYAAITREKQIKKWRRAWKIRMIEKENPNWEDLYESVV